CCAGCGAAAGCTTGCGGCATATCATCTCCATTTTGGCCCGCTGCGCCTCGTCGAGAGTCTCCGGCCCCGTGGCCTTCACATCCTGCCAGCAGGCGCAGCTGTACTGCATGGTGGGACCGAGCATGGCACGAAAGAGCGCCGGATCGGTATCGTAATGCGCCCGCGCCACCATGAAGGACCGGGCACGGCTCTGGAGATTGAACAAGGTATGAAACGCCTTCGTCGCCCAGGCGGGATATGTATGGCCGAGCGGCCTTTCCAGATGCGCGCGTATGGCCCGGCAGAACATCGCATCCATGGCCTCGCATTCCCACCACCCGTCCATGTAGGACTCGCCGAGTCCCAGCGTTCCCTGCTTCAGAAGGCGTGCATAGAAACCTTCGTTGAGTACCTGAATATCCCACGGCCTGTCGCCGTTGATGCGAATGTCCGCCTTTTCGGCCAGCTTTTCCACCCATTCCTTTGCCTGCATGACTTTCTCCTTTTTTTTCGCAGGGTAACGAAAAGGAAAAGCCCCTTCCATGATAGAACCGTCTTTCTGCGGACATGCTCATGCCGCGCGTCTGCCCCGAAGTCCGCGCAGCGGAAGACCGTTTCCCCGTGTCTGCCTTCTCCTCCGGGGATACGGGCTTCCGACGCTTTTTTACTTGAAACCCCGGCCGTACCGTGTTTCAATTTTCTATGCCTTTTCCCCGCGGATGACGCCTGTTCTCCCTTTTTCTGAAACGCCGCGTCCGCTCCGGGGATGCTCCGAACGTCTTCCCGCGTCCGGCGTTCCGCATCCGTTCCGGCGGCGACGCGCCTCATCGGAGCTTCCATGTCTTTTCTGCCGCCGCTTCCCTCGTCTGCGCGCCTGCCCGGCATGACCGTTTTTACCGCAGGCTTCGCCCTCGTCTTCGCCGCCGCCGTCTACTTCTTTGCCTGGAACTGGTACGGGCTGCCGGAGGCCGCCAGGTTCCTCCTCACCGGAGGCGCTTCGGCCCTGTGCCTTGCGCTTTCCTTTCTTGCCGAGCGCAAAAACCGCAGGAGCGCAGCAGCCCTTGCCCTCCTGGGCTCGGCGCTGTCCACCGGCATCTTCTGGGTCACTTTCGGACAGATTTTCCAGAGCGGAGCCACGGCGTGGGAGCTGTGCCTCGTGTGGGCGGCCTGCGTTCTGCCGCTCTTTCTCCTGCGCGGAAACGCTTCCTTGTGGAATCTTCTGGTCACGCTGCTCTTCATCGCTTCCTGTGTGCGGCCTTTCCCTCTGCTTCCCACCTCCTTCCGGGAGCTCTCCCTTCTGCCGCCGCTCATCACCGCCGCAGGAAGCTGCGCTCTCGCTCTCTTCCCGCCTCTGCGCCGTCGCTCGCCCTGCGGACTGAATGCCTGGCTTGCCCTGCCGCTCACGCTGCTTGCGGCATCGGCAACGGCCCTGTGTGTTCAGCTCATCCTCTTTTATCCCGACATCAAGACCGGCCTGCCGGAAGCGGCGGCAGGCCCTGCGGCACTTGCGATCGTGCTTGCCGCCGCCCTGCGCTTCCGCCATGCCCCAGCCCTGTGCGAAGCGGCGCTCGCCCTCGTCGTGCTTTTGAACGCGCTCATTCTGCGAGGCTTCGACCATCTCTCCTCTGCCGCTCTGGCCTTCCTCTTTACCGCGGCCAACATCTTCTTCGCCTCTCTTCTGGCCCTCGCCCTGCCCCGCCTTCGGCAAAAAAACTCCCGCAGACCGCTTTCCCCCGGCCTGTTTTCCCTGGTCCCGTCCATCCTGGGCGGATTTTTTGCCGCAGTCTCCTTCATCGCGCTCATCACCCTTACCTTTCTGGACAATGCCGTTGCGCTGCACTCGGCAGGACTTGCGTGTATGATATGCGGCATCGTGCTCTGGCGCAGGCGCGGAACGCACGTTTTTCGTTCCGTTCTCTCCTCCGCACTCGTTTCGGGCGGTTCGCTGTGCTTCCACCTGTCGCTGTTCGACTATGCCTTTCCCGTCATCATGGCTTCGGTATGGGCGGCGTCCCTGTTCATCTATCTGCTGATGAACAGCCCCATACCGCGCTTCTTCGCCATGTTCTGGGCGCTCGTCACCAGTCTCGTCCTCCTGCCTCAGTCGGTGTCCGCAGGCGTTCCCCTGTACCTTCTTCTTGCTTTTCTTCTCTTCCTGCCCCTCGTTGCCGCGGCCTTCGGCCGTTTTCCCCGGGGAATGCTGCGTCCGGCGGCGCTTGCCTGCCTCAGCGTTCTTCCCGCCCTCCCTCTTTCCATGCCCTCTCCTGCTTTTGAAGAGACGACGGAAAGAATCCTCATCACCATTGCGGCGCTGAACCTTGCCTTTCTTCTTCTCAGGCAGCTTCTTCCGCCGTTCTCCGCCGCCCTGCCCCGGCCCGGAAAACTCGCGGCCGGCATCGCGGCGCTTCTGCCCGTCTGGTTCTTCAGTCCGCTGGAAAGTCTGTTCGCGCTGAACCTCATCTTTGCAGGCGTCACGAACGCCCCGAACCATGACTCGGCCGAAAACAAGGACGCTCCCGCCTTCGACAAGGTGCTCACAGGCATGGGCATCGTCATTCTTGCCGCAAGTCTCGTGCTCTTCTACTACGCCATCGACCACTACTTCCCGCTGGAAACCATGGCCATGGCGGCGCTGGAAACCGGAACGCATTTTCTGAGCATGACCATGGCCGCAGGCATTCCAGGACTCTGCCTGCTCTTCCTGGGGATGCAGATGGAACGCCGTCCCCGGCCGGAGACGCCCGAAAAGCCGGAGTCCCCGCCGCTCCCGTCCCTTCTGCGGCACGGCCTGCCGTTTGCGCTCATCGCCTCTCTCATGACCGCCGTTGCCTGCACGGCCATAGTGGACAGGAAAAAGCTGCTGCAGACAGGAGACGAAATTCTCCTTTCCTTCCGCCCCCGGGACCCGCGCGCCTTCATGATAGGCGACTACATGGACCTGACCTACGACATCGAAAGATATTCCCCGGTGGAAGGACCGCTCTGTATGCCCCTTGCCGTGGACGAGCTGGGTATTGCCCGCCCCATACCGGACGCCGTAAAGCAGGGCGACTGCACGGGAGTTCCCGCACCTGCCGTACTCGTGGATGCCCCCTCCCACGGCTTCACAAGGCTTCGTCTGCCGCACCGCTACTACTTCGAGCAGGGCCTTGCCCGGGTGTACGCCGACGCGGCCTTTGCCGTGCTGCGCTGCGACAGGAACAACAACTGCCTGCTCAAAGGCCTTGCCGACGCCGACAGACGGCCCCTTCTCCCGCCGCGGAAGTAGCCTTGCCCAGCAACGCCGTATGAATGGACTCGCAGGCCGTCCTTCTCCCCGCAGGATACGACAACGCCCCGGAAGCGCACGCTCCCGGGGCGACTCTTTCTCAAAAGGCGGCGGTCCGCCGGAAAAAACTCTTCGTTCAGCTCAGATACCGTTCCGGGAAGGAAGCCATATCCTGCATGTCGTTGATGAGACGGCAGGTATGGAAGCCGTCGGCAACGGCATGATGCACGGAAACCGATACCGGAATGATGCATGTTCCCCCTCTTTCGGCGTACTTGCCGAACTTGACGAGAGGGGAAAGAAAGTCGCTTTCCGCATAGGTATCCTGCGCGAAATGGGTGAAGGTAAGCCACGGCACGCTGGATACGGGACAGATGTGGGGCGGCTGCCCGTCCTTCGCCTTGAGGCGGCCCGTTACATGGCGGTAGCGCTCCATGTCTTCCGCAACCGCGGCATAGAAGAGGGAAAAATCCTCGGAATACTCGCTCCAGACATCGGTGAAAGTCTCGTTTTCCGGGTGAAACAGGGTGTAGCAGGGCCACACTTCATCCCAGTATCCCAGTTCCTTCCTCTCATTGAAGGCCATGCGAAATTCCCTGTGCCTGTTCACCGCGCGCATGACGATGTACAGCATGACGGGGAAAAACTTCAGTCCCCTTTCCCTGCGGAAACGCTGAAGCGCGCCGATATCGAGGTCTGCTCCGATGTTGTAGCGGCACCTGAGCGTATGAAAATAGTAGTCGAAATAGCCGCTTCTTTCCCACGTTTCCCGACGGATGACATGAAATGCCACTTCCCGCATGGCGCCCCCCTCAGGCGCTCATCCAGGGGCATGGCCCTGTGCCGGCGCCTTTTCAGCAGATGAAAAGCTCGATGACGAACACCAGCACGCAGGCCGCCACGGCCACGCTGAACAGGCTCGCCCCGAACCAGGCAAGCACCACGGCCGCCGCGAGTCCCGCAAAACCGGAAATCTGACTGCCCGTCGCATCCAGTATGGCAGGAAAGGTCATGACCGACAAGGTGACGTAGGGAATGTAGTAAAGGAAGGAACGCACGGTGACGTTGTGTATTTCCCGCCGTATGAGGGTAAGCGGCAGCACACGGATGAGGTAGGTCACCACGGCCATTACCGCGATATAAACGTACGCGTCACGCATGTTCGCTCCCTCCTTCCTCTTTCCTTTCTCCACCGGCAAAGCCCTTGTCCACGGGGAAGAGCACGGCGGCCACACCGGAAACAAGCACCGTGAGAATGATGATCTTCATGCCGCCGGAAATCCCGTCGAACAGAGGTACCCGGGCGAATATCCAGCTCAGGACCATGGAAACGACGATCAGCGCTGCCAGCAGGCGGTCCTTGCGGGCCGGGGGCACGATGATGGCAATGAACATGCCGTACAGCGCCACGCTGAGCGCCACTACGATGCGGGCGGGCAGCACGTTGCCGAGCACCACGCCGAGAAAGGTGCCGAGGGCCCAGGCCGGAGAGGCGATGCAGATGGCCCCGTAGGCATAGAACGGGTCGAGCCTGCCGGGCACGTTCACGGAAATGCCGAAGATTTCGTCCGTCACGCCGTAGCCCACCAGAAGGCGGTGATACATGGGCGTATCCGGCGCCATCTTCTGCGAAAGCGAACACGACATGAGCATGTAACGCAGGTTGATGACAAGCTGGGAAAGAGCCATCTCCCAGTACGAGGCTCCGGCTGCCATGATGCCGAGGGCGGCGAACTCGCCGGCCGAGGTAAGATTGGTGAAGCTCATCACCGTGGCGTGCAGCGCGGAAAGACCGATGTTGCGGCAGGCTATGCCCAGTGTGAAGGATACGGCGAAGTAGCCCAGCGCAATGGGTATGCCGTCGCGCATTCCGTCCAGAAAGTTCTTTTTGTGATCTGCCATGGAATGATATGCTCCGCACCTTTTCCGGTGCTCTTTTTACCGCGCAGGCTCAGCCTGCGCGCCTTCTGCGCAGAAAACCGCACCGCCGTCACTGAAGACGGCGCGCCGGGGCGGTTTTACCGCATATTTCCTAGGGAAGGGTTCCGTCTTTTCCGCGTGCCGCCCGGGCACACGGCAAAGGCAGGCCTTCCGTCATGCAGAAAAGTTACGATGAAACGTCCTCTTCCTTCTCTCCGCTCACATAAAGCCGCTCGCGCAGAGCGCGCACGCGGTCGCGCAGCTCCGCCGCGCGCTCGAACTCCAGTTCCTTCGCTGCGGCGCGCATGGCCTTTTCCAGCTCTTCGATGAGCTTTGCAATATCCGCCGGAGAACAGGGCGAAGCCTCTTGCACTTCCGCCTTTTTGCGGCCGGAACTCTTTCCGCGGGATTTGTCGCCGCCCCGGCCCTTCTTCGTTGCCGCGCCATCCTCTTCCCTGCCGTACAGATTGTCCAGCGGATTTTCCAGCGCCTTGATGACGGTGCGCGGCACGATGCCGTGCTCCTCATTGTAGGCCGTCTGCTTGTTGCGGCGGCGTTCCGTTTCGTCCATGGCGGCCTGCATGGAGGCCGTCACCCTGTCGGCGTAGAGAATGACGCGGCCCCCGGCATTGCGCGCAGCGCGGCCGAAGGTCTGGATAAGCGCGCCCGTGGAACGCAGAAAGCCCTCCTTGTCCGCATCCAGAATGGCGACAAGAGACACTTCGGGAATATCGAGCCCCTCGCGCAGCAGATTGATGCCGACAAGCACGTCGAATTCCTTCGCACGCAGCGCCCTGATGATGGCGATACGCTCCAGCGTGTCGATATCCGAATGCAGGTATCGCGAGGACACCCCCATTTCGTTGAAGTATTCGGTGAGATCCTCGGCCATGCGCTTGGTAAGCGTGGTCACGAGCACTCTTTCGCCCCGGGCGGCGCGCGCCTTGCATTCGCCGAGAAGATCGTCCATCTGCCCCTTCACGGGGCGGATTTCCACAGGCGGGTCCAGAAGGCCCGTAGGCCGTATCACCTGCTCCACCACAAGGCCCGCGCTTCTGTCCAGTTCCCAGCGGCCGGGCGTGGCGGAAACGAAGATGCTCTGCCCTATGCGCTGCTCGAACTCGGCAAACTGCAACGGGCGGTTGTCCAGCGCGGAAGGCAGGCGGAAACCGTAATCCACCAGCGTGTTCTTGCGGGAACGGTCGCCCTTGAACATGGCCCCCACCTGCGGAATGCTCATGTGCGACTCGTCCACGAACAGCAGAAAATCGTCGGGGAAATAGTCCAGCAGCGTGGAGGGGGGCTGACCGGGAGCGCGGCCGTCGAGATGACGGGAATAGTTTTCTATGCCGTTGCAGTAGCCGAGCTCTTCCATCATCTCAAGGTCGAGCTGCGTGCGCTGCTCCAGCCTCTGGGCCTCCAGAAGCTTTCCTTCCTGCTGGAAGAGCGCAAGGCGTTCCCGCAGCTCCTCGCGTATGTCCCCCATGGCGCGCGTGAGGTTGTCGCGGTCGGAAACGTAGTGACTGGCGGGATAGATGACGGTTTTGGCGATGCGGCCCAGCACCTCGCCGGTAAGCGGGTCTATTTCGCGTATGGCGTCTATCTCGTCGCCGAAAAATTCGATATGCAGGGCCTTTTCGTCTTCGTAGGCCGGAATGATTTCCAGAACGTCGCCGCGCACACGGAAGGTGCCGCGGTGAAAGTCGTAGTCGTTGCGCGTGTACTGTATGTCCACCAGCCTGCCGATGATGCTTTCCATGGAAACGGACTGCCCTTCTTCCACGGGAATGATGAGGCGTGCGTAGTATTCCGGCGAACCCAGGCCGTAGATGCACGACACCGAGGCCACGATGATCACGTCGCGCCTTGTGAGCAGCGCGTGCGTGGCCGCATGACGCAGCTTGTCGATATTGTCGTTGATGGCCGAGTCCTTCTCTATATAGGTATCGGAGGAAGGAACGTAGGCTTCGGGCTGATAGTAATCGTAATAGGAAACGAAGTATTCCAC
This genomic stretch from Mailhella massiliensis harbors:
- a CDS encoding GDYXXLXY domain-containing protein; translated protein: MSFLPPLPSSARLPGMTVFTAGFALVFAAAVYFFAWNWYGLPEAARFLLTGGASALCLALSFLAERKNRRSAAALALLGSALSTGIFWVTFGQIFQSGATAWELCLVWAACVLPLFLLRGNASLWNLLVTLLFIASCVRPFPLLPTSFRELSLLPPLITAAGSCALALFPPLRRRSPCGLNAWLALPLTLLAASATALCVQLILFYPDIKTGLPEAAAGPAALAIVLAAALRFRHAPALCEAALALVVLLNALILRGFDHLSSAALAFLFTAANIFFASLLALALPRLRQKNSRRPLSPGLFSLVPSILGGFFAAVSFIALITLTFLDNAVALHSAGLACMICGIVLWRRRGTHVFRSVLSSALVSGGSLCFHLSLFDYAFPVIMASVWAASLFIYLLMNSPIPRFFAMFWALVTSLVLLPQSVSAGVPLYLLLAFLLFLPLVAAAFGRFPRGMLRPAALACLSVLPALPLSMPSPAFEETTERILITIAALNLAFLLLRQLLPPFSAALPRPGKLAAGIAALLPVWFFSPLESLFALNLIFAGVTNAPNHDSAENKDAPAFDKVLTGMGIVILAASLVLFYYAIDHYFPLETMAMAALETGTHFLSMTMAAGIPGLCLLFLGMQMERRPRPETPEKPESPPLPSLLRHGLPFALIASLMTAVACTAIVDRKKLLQTGDEILLSFRPRDPRAFMIGDYMDLTYDIERYSPVEGPLCMPLAVDELGIARPIPDAVKQGDCTGVPAPAVLVDAPSHGFTRLRLPHRYYFEQGLARVYADAAFAVLRCDRNNNCLLKGLADADRRPLLPPRK
- a CDS encoding CatA-like O-acetyltransferase gives rise to the protein MREVAFHVIRRETWERSGYFDYYFHTLRCRYNIGADLDIGALQRFRRERGLKFFPVMLYIVMRAVNRHREFRMAFNERKELGYWDEVWPCYTLFHPENETFTDVWSEYSEDFSLFYAAVAEDMERYRHVTGRLKAKDGQPPHICPVSSVPWLTFTHFAQDTYAESDFLSPLVKFGKYAERGGTCIIPVSVSVHHAVADGFHTCRLINDMQDMASFPERYLS
- a CDS encoding AzlD domain-containing protein; its protein translation is MRDAYVYIAVMAVVTYLIRVLPLTLIRREIHNVTVRSFLYYIPYVTLSVMTFPAILDATGSQISGFAGLAAAVVLAWFGASLFSVAVAACVLVFVIELFIC
- a CDS encoding AzlC family ABC transporter permease, with amino-acid sequence MADHKKNFLDGMRDGIPIALGYFAVSFTLGIACRNIGLSALHATVMSFTNLTSAGEFAALGIMAAGASYWEMALSQLVINLRYMLMSCSLSQKMAPDTPMYHRLLVGYGVTDEIFGISVNVPGRLDPFYAYGAICIASPAWALGTFLGVVLGNVLPARIVVALSVALYGMFIAIIVPPARKDRLLAALIVVSMVLSWIFARVPLFDGISGGMKIIILTVLVSGVAAVLFPVDKGFAGGERKEEGGSEHA
- the uvrB gene encoding excinuclease ABC subunit UvrB, whose translation is MSEQLFQLHSSFAPTGDQPAAIDELVANLNAGIRDQVLLGVTGSGKTFTMANVIARTGRPALILAHNKTLAAQLYGEFRALFPKNAVEYFVSYYDYYQPEAYVPSSDTYIEKDSAINDNIDKLRHAATHALLTRRDVIIVASVSCIYGLGSPEYYARLIIPVEEGQSVSMESIIGRLVDIQYTRNDYDFHRGTFRVRGDVLEIIPAYEDEKALHIEFFGDEIDAIREIDPLTGEVLGRIAKTVIYPASHYVSDRDNLTRAMGDIREELRERLALFQQEGKLLEAQRLEQRTQLDLEMMEELGYCNGIENYSRHLDGRAPGQPPSTLLDYFPDDFLLFVDESHMSIPQVGAMFKGDRSRKNTLVDYGFRLPSALDNRPLQFAEFEQRIGQSIFVSATPGRWELDRSAGLVVEQVIRPTGLLDPPVEIRPVKGQMDDLLGECKARAARGERVLVTTLTKRMAEDLTEYFNEMGVSSRYLHSDIDTLERIAIIRALRAKEFDVLVGINLLREGLDIPEVSLVAILDADKEGFLRSTGALIQTFGRAARNAGGRVILYADRVTASMQAAMDETERRRNKQTAYNEEHGIVPRTVIKALENPLDNLYGREEDGAATKKGRGGDKSRGKSSGRKKAEVQEASPCSPADIAKLIEELEKAMRAAAKELEFERAAELRDRVRALRERLYVSGEKEEDVSS